A region of Fibrobacter succinogenes subsp. succinogenes S85 DNA encodes the following proteins:
- a CDS encoding CapA family protein: protein MSTFDFRIGTLECAIGNHFAYDERKMAKTKAIVYARDEDLAKLQEMNINLVTLANNHFSDLGLEGMVHTIELLSQKGILFCGAGKNFSEARKPAVIKKDGQVVAFIGCCFHGFAPMIFHPATDTEFGIYQTTIEEIQQNISELKKSYDKVVVLPHWAEEHVFIPPSYCYEYAKKMIDAGADAIIGSHPHVINPHTKYKGKDIFFSLGNFLFPDICMDVPRPMFYPASLNGLEKIWAYPKKVENKSLVIWKSFNRIGMIAEIQIDHKIKSRYTFVSLSPNNILGLYYSFLLKLHMSFCGFLVKAPFYGVIRKLYNHRMNVIRRLMIKQMSLNVPVNI from the coding sequence ATGTCTACATTTGATTTTAGAATAGGAACTTTAGAATGTGCGATTGGCAATCATTTTGCTTATGATGAACGAAAAATGGCGAAGACAAAAGCGATTGTTTACGCTCGAGACGAAGACCTTGCAAAATTACAAGAAATGAACATAAATCTTGTCACTTTAGCCAATAATCATTTTTCAGATTTAGGCTTGGAAGGGATGGTTCATACAATTGAACTCTTGTCTCAAAAGGGGATTCTTTTTTGCGGAGCTGGGAAAAACTTTTCAGAAGCGCGTAAGCCAGCTGTAATTAAGAAAGACGGACAGGTGGTGGCATTTATAGGATGCTGTTTCCATGGCTTTGCTCCTATGATTTTTCATCCTGCGACAGATACAGAATTTGGCATTTATCAGACGACCATTGAGGAAATTCAACAAAACATCTCAGAACTAAAAAAAAGTTATGACAAAGTGGTTGTTCTACCTCATTGGGCGGAAGAACATGTTTTTATCCCTCCTTCATACTGCTATGAATATGCAAAAAAAATGATTGATGCAGGGGCTGATGCGATAATAGGAAGTCATCCGCATGTTATTAATCCACACACGAAATATAAAGGAAAAGATATTTTTTTCAGTTTAGGAAACTTCCTTTTTCCTGATATTTGTATGGATGTTCCAAGGCCAATGTTTTATCCAGCTTCTCTAAATGGATTAGAGAAAATATGGGCTTATCCGAAAAAGGTCGAAAATAAATCTCTTGTTATTTGGAAAAGCTTTAATAGAATTGGTATGATTGCAGAAATACAGATTGATCATAAGATTAAATCAAGATACACTTTTGTAAGCTTATCGCCTAACAACATTCTTGGATTGTATTATTCCTTTTTGCTTAAACTGCATATGTCTTTTTGTGGATTTTTAGTTAAAGCTCCTTTTTATGGAGTAATCCGTAAGCTGTATAATCATCGAATGAATGTAATTCGTCGCCTTATGATAAAGCAAATGTCGTTAAATGTACCTGTAAATATTTGA
- a CDS encoding fumarate hydratase C-terminal domain-containing protein, producing the protein MIELTTPFSEEDIAKLKVGDVVSISGYIYTGRDAVLPKIVKHAEEGTLSEVGVDLQGQVIFHTAVSPAGVGPTSSNKLEIESSFEPLSRHGIKMHLGKGAIKPETVKALAENNAVFAVIPPVTALLESQTEEREVVCYPELGMEALHRIKVNKYQAIIAAAKGESIY; encoded by the coding sequence ATGATAGAACTGACAACTCCATTTAGCGAAGAAGATATTGCCAAGCTCAAAGTTGGTGATGTTGTTTCTATTTCCGGTTACATTTATACAGGGCGCGATGCCGTTTTGCCTAAAATTGTGAAACATGCCGAAGAAGGGACTCTTTCTGAAGTTGGTGTTGATTTACAAGGGCAGGTGATTTTCCATACGGCGGTGAGTCCAGCGGGCGTGGGTCCCACCTCCAGTAACAAGTTGGAAATTGAAAGCAGCTTTGAACCTCTTTCTCGCCATGGTATCAAGATGCACTTAGGTAAGGGCGCCATCAAGCCAGAGACGGTTAAGGCCTTGGCTGAAAATAATGCCGTTTTTGCGGTGATTCCTCCGGTTACGGCTTTGCTGGAAAGCCAGACAGAAGAACGAGAAGTTGTCTGCTATCCCGAACTTGGGATGGAAGCGCTTCACCGAATAAAGGTTAACAAGTATCAGGCAATCATTGCAGCTGCAAAGGGTGAGAGTATTTACTAG
- a CDS encoding MmgE/PrpD family protein, whose protein sequence is MTDNFLKNLIKQSKDSIPGKVFTQAKNCFIDFLACTLAGAKAFYEKDLAYIDSLEFGNGASSVIGLPPKCSLQTAALINGMNSHVMELDDGHRKGAVHVGGTIFSALLPVAEKEKISMQDFLYGAIIGYETTIRLACAVQPGNKLRGYHATGTCGTVGATMAIAAALHFDFEQMKSAFSAAVTSAAGVLEMQEDNADLKPLNVGRAAMDAVSAAYLGKARFKAPNDALGGKRGFLAVMTDEAKISFLKDFENDSFSIMSIYNKPYASCRHTHPAIEAAMKIRQQPGFLLDEVESVCVHTYKLAVAGHDHKLVDGVNSAKMSMPYSVAVALFTGNAGLNEFSKANVADQRILDIAQKIDVVADDEFTALCPQRRAALVDVKTKTGLFSARIDYPKGEPENPLTPEEFRQKIEGLMSFAGYSKDVCEKLIDIVYRPEFTIDEVINLL, encoded by the coding sequence ATGACTGATAACTTCTTGAAAAATTTGATAAAACAATCAAAGGATTCCATTCCAGGAAAGGTTTTTACTCAGGCGAAGAATTGTTTTATCGATTTTCTTGCATGCACTTTGGCTGGAGCGAAAGCTTTTTACGAAAAAGATCTCGCTTATATAGATTCTTTGGAATTCGGTAATGGAGCTTCTTCGGTTATTGGTTTGCCTCCCAAATGTTCCCTACAGACGGCGGCATTGATAAACGGAATGAACTCGCATGTTATGGAATTAGATGACGGTCATCGCAAGGGGGCGGTGCATGTTGGAGGAACTATTTTCTCGGCCCTGCTTCCTGTTGCTGAAAAAGAAAAAATATCCATGCAAGATTTCTTGTATGGAGCCATTATTGGTTATGAAACGACGATTCGCTTGGCTTGTGCGGTACAACCGGGAAACAAATTACGTGGATATCACGCCACGGGCACATGTGGAACGGTTGGGGCAACTATGGCCATTGCTGCGGCACTTCATTTTGATTTTGAACAGATGAAGTCCGCTTTTTCTGCCGCGGTAACGTCCGCTGCCGGGGTGCTTGAAATGCAGGAGGATAATGCTGACTTAAAACCGTTGAATGTTGGTAGAGCGGCGATGGATGCCGTTTCTGCTGCATATCTTGGTAAAGCTCGATTTAAAGCGCCCAATGATGCTCTTGGTGGCAAGCGTGGCTTTTTGGCTGTGATGACTGATGAAGCAAAGATATCTTTTTTGAAGGACTTTGAAAATGATTCTTTCAGCATCATGTCTATTTACAACAAGCCTTATGCCTCTTGTCGACATACACATCCGGCAATTGAAGCCGCAATGAAAATTCGTCAGCAACCAGGTTTTTTATTGGATGAAGTAGAATCTGTTTGTGTTCATACATATAAGCTTGCGGTCGCGGGGCATGACCATAAACTAGTGGATGGCGTAAATTCCGCAAAAATGAGTATGCCATATAGTGTTGCAGTAGCTCTGTTTACGGGAAATGCTGGGCTTAACGAGTTTTCGAAGGCTAATGTCGCGGATCAGCGGATTCTTGATATTGCCCAAAAAATAGATGTTGTGGCGGATGATGAGTTTACTGCGCTCTGCCCACAACGCCGTGCTGCTTTAGTTGATGTAAAAACGAAAACGGGGCTGTTTTCCGCAAGGATTGATTATCCCAAGGGCGAACCGGAAAATCCGCTGACCCCAGAAGAATTTCGGCAGAAAATCGAGGGCTTGATGTCTTTTGCTGGATATAGCAAGGATGTTTGTGAGAAGCTGATTGATATTGTTTATCGTCCTGAGTTTACTATTGACGAGGTTATAAATCTGTTATGA
- a CDS encoding sugar-transfer associated ATP-grasp domain-containing protein, which translates to MKIVRRIKDLMNKAKWNIFPTYMADRLYNNAKKKKIVWWGQRDCFSDIEDNCKIFLSKEQLDDSAYRKSVIRDIILSYRKYGMTANEYFSYGFPKKNAYERNKYISRMRKDKLCMEAIGKNWKDALAQLKDKNIFYSIAGQFFKRKACKVDSEDDRSNFKLFCQGLDRFIAKPSKGACGKGVEIISLLEKSADEVFDYLRSNGSYIVEELVKQDARMAEWNESSVNTIRYFSFRKGSDFSTMVSVLRVGRKGSVVDNAGCGGVFAAIDSNTGIIITDGHDELGRVFKEHPESNKVFKGYKIPEWESLKKFAQEVHKSLPECHKYIGFDFALSTQGWVLIEGNWGDIIMPQISLGRGFYDEFKEAILK; encoded by the coding sequence ATGAAAATTGTTCGTAGAATTAAAGATTTGATGAATAAAGCTAAGTGGAACATATTTCCTACTTATATGGCAGATCGCTTATACAATAATGCTAAGAAAAAAAAGATTGTTTGGTGGGGCCAACGAGATTGTTTTTCCGATATAGAGGATAACTGTAAGATATTCTTGAGTAAGGAGCAGTTGGATGATTCTGCATATAGAAAATCTGTTATTCGAGATATCATACTGTCTTATAGAAAGTATGGAATGACGGCTAATGAATACTTTTCATATGGATTCCCAAAGAAAAATGCATATGAACGAAATAAATATATTTCACGTATGCGAAAAGATAAACTTTGCATGGAAGCAATTGGAAAAAATTGGAAGGATGCTTTAGCGCAATTAAAAGACAAAAATATTTTCTATTCAATTGCAGGTCAGTTCTTTAAACGGAAAGCTTGTAAAGTAGATAGTGAGGATGATAGGTCTAATTTTAAACTTTTTTGTCAAGGACTTGATCGTTTTATAGCAAAACCAAGCAAGGGGGCTTGTGGCAAAGGCGTTGAAATTATCTCGTTGTTGGAAAAGAGTGCTGATGAGGTTTTTGACTACTTGCGCTCTAATGGCTCATATATCGTAGAAGAACTTGTCAAACAAGATGCTAGAATGGCCGAGTGGAACGAATCCAGTGTCAATACAATTCGTTATTTTTCTTTTCGAAAGGGCTCTGATTTTTCAACAATGGTTTCCGTGTTACGAGTAGGGCGAAAAGGAAGTGTCGTTGACAATGCTGGTTGCGGTGGCGTTTTTGCAGCGATAGATTCGAATACTGGTATCATCATAACTGATGGTCATGATGAATTAGGCCGAGTTTTCAAGGAACACCCAGAAAGTAATAAAGTATTTAAAGGATATAAAATTCCTGAATGGGAATCTTTAAAAAAATTTGCACAAGAAGTTCATAAGTCATTGCCTGAATGTCATAAATATATTGGTTTTGATTTTGCTTTGTCTACTCAGGGATGGGTGCTAATCGAAGGAAATTGGGGTGATATAATTATGCCTCAGATTTCTCTCGGTCGTGGTTTTTATGATGAATTCAAAGAGGCGATACTAAAGTGA
- a CDS encoding acyltransferase family protein, translating to MTEIVKKKPRSSNIELYRILVMLSIVAHHYVVNSGLMNADGPLFANPTSTNSIFYLILGMWGKTGINCFVLITGFFMCFSNISLRKYLKLYLEVKFYRYIILFVFACVGMTAISGGALLKRLLPFSSITDSFTNAFMAFFLFIPFLNILIKGMDKTKHLLLLILCITIYSGFYQIPGLHLHYNYLSWFIILYILGSYIRIYGLFRNENVMFWGGAFVSIILSIGSVFVCLRLNLPVYAFVGESLAFMSIITSVSLFMFFKNLRIGYSRIINIIGASTFGVFLIHTSGDEMRHWLWYDFIDVVGHYDAPSYALYAIGSILAIFLTCSIIDICRIYVLEKPLFNFLDKKLGDKQIYTGKVL from the coding sequence ATGACTGAAATCGTAAAAAAAAAGCCTCGTTCGTCGAATATTGAACTGTATCGCATTTTAGTGATGCTATCAATCGTGGCTCATCATTATGTGGTTAATTCAGGCTTGATGAATGCCGATGGTCCCTTGTTTGCAAATCCTACTAGTACAAATTCTATTTTTTATTTGATTCTTGGTATGTGGGGGAAAACCGGTATTAATTGTTTTGTGTTAATAACTGGCTTTTTTATGTGCTTTTCAAATATATCTTTGAGAAAATACTTGAAATTATATCTAGAGGTAAAATTTTACAGGTATATAATATTGTTTGTCTTTGCATGCGTTGGGATGACTGCTATATCTGGTGGGGCCTTGTTAAAACGCTTACTTCCTTTTTCTAGTATTACAGATTCGTTCACAAATGCGTTTATGGCTTTTTTCTTGTTTATACCGTTCTTAAACATACTAATAAAGGGAATGGATAAAACAAAGCATCTTTTATTATTGATTCTTTGCATTACTATTTATTCTGGTTTCTATCAAATTCCGGGATTGCATCTGCATTATAATTATTTATCGTGGTTTATTATACTATACATTTTAGGCTCGTATATTCGCATTTACGGGCTGTTTAGAAACGAAAACGTAATGTTCTGGGGGGGGGCGTTTGTGTCAATAATCCTGTCTATAGGGTCTGTTTTTGTGTGTCTAAGGCTGAATTTGCCAGTGTATGCGTTTGTAGGAGAATCCTTGGCTTTCATGTCTATAATAACTTCAGTTTCCCTGTTTATGTTCTTTAAAAATTTGAGAATCGGCTATTCTAGAATAATCAATATAATTGGAGCCTCGACTTTTGGTGTGTTCCTGATTCATACTAGTGGTGATGAAATGCGACATTGGTTATGGTATGATTTTATTGACGTTGTTGGACATTATGACGCACCCTCTTATGCATTATATGCTATAGGTAGTATTCTTGCTATATTCCTAACCTGTAGTATAATTGATATTTGCCGTATTTATGTATTGGAAAAGCCGCTATTCAATTTTTTAGATAAAAAATTAGGGGATAAGCAAATTTATACAGGAAAGGTGCTATAA
- a CDS encoding HpcH/HpaI aldolase/citrate lyase family protein has translation MKHHQYNPNFKFVKEPVDFNKYTDRSLLQYCLGATMYMPGTKDFAQAIIDKKYPGLTSMVMCFEDACKEEDVPAAEINSIHVLDTLAECEKNGTLKYEDIPLIFFRVRSVEQFKHFAAMLEPRHIRYLCGFNFPKFNSLTSAPYMEHLVELNAKFGEIIYGMPIIEDARVAFKESRAQELMAIKQECDKHKDLILNIRVGGTDFSSCFGVRRGINYTIYDVMTVRDCLMDILNFFTRNNDYTVSGPVWEYFRVNKRMKFCDLPKVDIQDTLLKRSPVVNDAVDGLMRELILDQANGFMGKTCIHPTHLNFINGMLAVTQDEYNDAYQILHTSGGVIKGSKGMNEIKPHTNWATKISMRAEAYGVIESEKSYLELFGV, from the coding sequence ATGAAACATCATCAGTATAATCCGAATTTCAAGTTTGTAAAAGAACCGGTCGATTTCAACAAGTATACGGACCGTAGTCTTTTGCAATATTGCCTGGGGGCCACTATGTATATGCCTGGCACCAAGGATTTTGCACAGGCGATTATCGATAAGAAGTATCCTGGTCTCACCTCCATGGTGATGTGCTTCGAAGATGCCTGCAAAGAAGAAGACGTGCCTGCTGCGGAAATCAATTCTATCCATGTGTTGGACACTCTTGCGGAATGTGAAAAAAATGGAACGCTGAAATACGAAGATATTCCGCTAATTTTCTTCCGGGTTCGTTCCGTTGAACAGTTTAAGCATTTTGCTGCGATGCTTGAGCCTCGTCACATTCGGTATCTTTGCGGGTTTAATTTTCCGAAATTCAATAGCTTGACATCCGCTCCTTATATGGAACACCTTGTTGAACTCAATGCCAAGTTTGGTGAGATTATATATGGCATGCCCATTATTGAAGATGCGCGAGTCGCGTTCAAGGAAAGCCGCGCTCAGGAACTGATGGCTATCAAACAGGAATGCGACAAACATAAAGACCTGATTTTGAATATTCGCGTGGGCGGTACGGATTTCTCGTCGTGCTTTGGTGTCCGTAGAGGAATCAACTATACGATTTACGATGTGATGACTGTTCGTGATTGCTTGATGGATATTTTGAACTTCTTTACCCGTAACAACGATTATACAGTTTCTGGACCGGTGTGGGAATATTTCCGTGTAAACAAGCGTATGAAGTTTTGCGATCTGCCGAAGGTTGACATCCAAGATACGTTGCTGAAACGTTCGCCGGTGGTAAATGATGCGGTTGATGGCTTGATGCGCGAACTTATTCTGGACCAGGCGAATGGTTTTATGGGCAAGACATGTATCCATCCGACCCACTTGAACTTCATCAATGGCATGCTTGCTGTTACGCAAGATGAATACAATGACGCCTACCAGATTTTGCATACTTCCGGTGGGGTGATTAAGGGCAGCAAGGGCATGAACGAAATCAAGCCTCATACCAACTGGGCGACAAAGATTTCAATGCGTGCCGAAGCCTATGGCGTAATAGAGTCTGAAAAGAGTTATCTGGAATTATTCGGTGTATAA